Proteins from a genomic interval of Dermacentor variabilis isolate Ectoservices chromosome 8, ASM5094787v1, whole genome shotgun sequence:
- the LOC142591273 gene encoding uncharacterized protein LOC142591273 translates to MHVGRAVQLFSDEVISALSFLKEYPSYHPQAEQFRNADATILFMKMMQKWFSIHNVANRTAHVHMRKPDQMHFFCATDERLQWLEKEFPDYLETLYNACKRSGKKFLSAETYEAILLTSKSTVLCIKYLLESGFFYVLTRNFSSDPVELLFSSLRQMAGGNDCLDARAVTFSLERILRTGSLCPSQASNVENGQTVLSMHGASLNVTSSEFDVPAEAKAQATTHDSTETAQVAPARFTGTEDFVMHIDELFTSLKAMPLQRPPSTIANASIAYIAGFVVRAVEERRTCSFCPPLHQSDGPSPVLMGLIDLQSRGGLTFPRSEFVTVLVTVKKAVDIALPHIKKSNVRQQLAELLLPRLEQCPLFVCPAREDHAASTLSVVFDKFMRPLLANVGATVTDRAAYRKKLACKPLHRKVLSV, encoded by the exons ATGCATGTGGGCAGAGCAGTGCAGCTGTTTTCCGATGAAGTTATCTCGGCGCTTTCCTTTTTGAAAGAATACCCCAGTTACCACCCTCAGGCAGAACAGTTCAGGAACGCAGACGCAACAATATTGTTTATGAAGATGATGCAGAAGTGGTTTTCCATCCACAATGTGGCCAACCGAACAGCACATGTGCATATGAGAAAGCCTGACCAAATGCACTTTTTTTGCGCTACCGACGAACGCCTACAATGGCTTGAGAAGGAGTTCCCAGACTACCTCGAAACTCTCTACAATGCCTGTAAAAGGAGCGGGAAAAAGTTTCTTAGTGCTGAAACCTACGAAGCTATCTTGCTGACAAGCAAATCTACGGTACTATGCATTAAGTACCTTCTCGAGAGCGGCTTCTTTTATGTTTTAACAAGGAACTTCTCGAGCGACCCCGTCGAGCTCCTCTTCAGTTCTTTGCGGCAAATGGCTGGCGGCAACGACTGTCTCGATGCAAGAGCCGTGACATTTAGCCTGGAGAGGATCTTGCGGACTGGCAGCCTGTGCCCATCCCAAGCTTCAAACGTTGAAAACGGACAGACTGTTTTGAG TATGCATGGTGCCTCCCTGAATGTGACGTCCTCCGAATTTGATGTTCCGGCTGAAGCAAAAGCACAGGCAACCACGCATGATTCGACCGAGACAGCGCAAGTTGCCCCAGCCAG GTTCACGGGCACTGAAGATTTTGTGATGCACATTGACGAGCTCTTCACATCCCTGAAAGCGATGCCTC TGCAGCGGCCCCCATCAACCATAGCAAATGCCAGCATCGCTTATATAGCAGGGTTCGTGGTGAGAGCAGTTGAGGAGCGGAGAACATGCAGCTTCTGCCCTCCCCTCCACCAGTCGGATGGACCCAGCCCCGTGCTGATGGGGCTTATTGACCTGCAATCAAGGGGTGGGCTAACATTCCCAAGGTCAGAATTTGTCACGGTCCTTGTGACCGTTAAGAAGGCTGTTGACATTGCCCTGCCGCACATAAAAAAGAGCAACGTGCGTCAGCAGCTGGCTGAACTGTTATTGCCTCGACTAGAGCAGTGCCCCCTTTTCGTTTGCCCAGCAAGGGAGGACCACGCCGCAAGCACACTATCTGTAGTGTTTGATAAGTTCATGAGGCCACTCCTCGCCAACGTCGGCGCTACTGTGACAGACAGGGCTGCTTACCGCAAGAAGCTGGCCTGCAAGCCACTGCACAGGAAAGTGCTCAGTGTTTAA